In Camelus bactrianus isolate YW-2024 breed Bactrian camel chromosome 10, ASM4877302v1, whole genome shotgun sequence, a genomic segment contains:
- the NPAS4 gene encoding neuronal PAS domain-containing protein 4 isoform X2, which produces MLTHLGPTGQEILCSQLSVPHWRQDLALALALALALALPPSSWPCSRAVMLRILPYWTSLRVAESGDIQAEMVVRLLAKTGGWAWIYCLLYSEGPEGPITANNYPISDTEAWSLRQQLNSEDTQAAYLLGAPAMLPSFPENIFSQEQCSSPNPLFNMGPPRSTNFPSAPELGAVSTSEELPRPPKELGFSYVTFSSGSEPSLQADLNKDFVCTPPYTPHQPGGCAFLFSLHEPFQPHLPTPSSSLQEQLTPSTTTFSDQLTPSSATFPDSLTSPLQGQLTETSARSYDDHLTPCTSTFSDQLLPSTATFSEPLGSPAHEQLTPPSTAFQAHLNSPSQTFPEQLSPNSTKTYFAQEGCSFLYEKLPPSPSSPGNGDCTLLALAQLRGPLSVDVPLVPEGLLTPEASPVKQSFFHYSEKEQNEIDRLIQQISQLARGMDRPFSAEAGTDELEPLGGLEPLDSNLSLSGAGPPVLSLDLKPWKCQDLDFLADPDNIFLEETPVEDIFMDLSTPDPSGEWNSGDPEAAVPGGAPSPCNNLSPEDRSFLEDLATYETAFETGVSAFPYDGFTDELHQLQSQVQDSFHEDGSGGEPTF; this is translated from the exons ATGCTCACCCACCTGGGGCCTACTGGGCAGGAAATCCTGTGTTCACAGCTTTCTGTGCCCCACTGGAGACAAGACCtcgccctggccctggccctggccctggccctggccctgcctccctcttcctggcCATGTTCCAGAGCCGTCATGCTAAGGATCTTGCCCTACTGGACATCTCTGAGAG TGGCTGAGAGTGGAGATATTCAGGCAGAGATGGTGGTGAGGCTGCTGGCCAAGACTGGAGGCTGGGCATGGATTTATTGCCTTTTGTACTCAGAAGGCCCAGAGGGTCCCATCACTGCCAATAACTACCCAATCAG tGACACGGAAGCCTGGAGCCTCCGCCAGCAGTTGAATTCTGAAGACACCCAGGCAGCCTATCTCCTGGGTGCCCCGGCCATGCTGCCCTCATTTCCTGAGAATATCTTCTCTCAGGAGCAGTGCTCCAGCCCTAATCCACTCTTCAACATGGGGCCTCCCAGAAGCACCAATTTCCCCAGTGCTCCTGAGTTGGGTGCTGTCTCAACATCAGAAGAGCTTCCCCGACCCCCCAAAGAGCTGGGCTTCAGCTATGTGACATTCTCATCTGGCTCTGAGCCTTCTCTTCAAGCAGACCTGAATAAGGATTTTGTGTGCACCCCACCCTACACACCCCACCAGCCAGGAGGCTGTGCCTTCCTCTTCAGCCTCCATGAGCCCTTCCAGCCGCACTTGCCCACTCCATCCAGCTCTCTCCAAGAACAGCTGACTCCAAGCACCACGACCTTCTCTGATCAACTAACGCCCAGCAGTGCAACCTTCCCAGATTCACTCACTAGCCCACTACAAGGCCAGCTGACTGAAACCTCAGCCAGAAGCTATGACGATCACTTGACTCCCTGCACCTCCACCTTTTCTGACCAGCTGCTTCCCAGCACTGCCACCTTCTCAGAGCCTCTGGGCAGCCCTGCCCATGAGCAACTGACTCCTCCAAGCACAGCATTTCAAGCACACCTGAACAGCCCCAGCCAAACTTTCCCAGAGCAACTGAGCCCCAATTCCACCAAGACTTACTTCGCCCAGGAGGGatgcagttttctctatgagaagTTGCCCCCAAGTCCTAGCAGCCCTGGTAATGGGGACTGCACACTCCTGGCCCTAGCTCAGCTCCGGGGCCCCCTTTCTGTGGATGTCCCCCTGGTGCCTGAAGGCCTGCTTACACCTGAGGCCTCTCCAGTCAAGCAGAGTTTCTTCCACTATTCTGAAAAGGAGCAGAATGAAATAGATCGTCTCATCCAGCAGATCAGCCAGTTGGCTCGGGGCATGGACAGGCCCTTCTCAGCTGAGGCTGGCACAGATGAGCTGGAGCCACTTGGGGGGCTGGAGCCCCTGGACTCCAACCTTTCCCTGTCGGGGGCTGGCCCCCCTGTGCTCAGCCTGGACCTGAAACCCTGGAAATGTCAGGACCTGGATTTCCTGGCTGACCCTGATAACATATTCCTGGAAGAGACACCCGTGGAAGACATTTTCATGGATCTCTCTACCCCAGACCCCAGTGGGGAATGGAATTCAGGGGATCCTGAGGCAGCGGTCCCAGGAGGGGCCCCATCGCCTTGCAACAACCTGTCCCCAGAAGACcgcagcttcctggaggaccTGGCCACATATGAAACCGCCTTTGAGACAGGTGTCTCAGCATTCCCCTACGATGGGTTTACTGATGAGTTGCATCAACTCCAGAGCCAAGTTCAAGACAGCTTCCATGAAG aTGGAAGTGGAGGGGAACCAACGTTTTGA
- the NPAS4 gene encoding neuronal PAS domain-containing protein 4 isoform X1, translating to MYRSTKGASKARRDQINAEIRNLKELLPLAEADKVRLSYLHIMSLACIYTRKGVFFAGGTPLAGSTGLLSAQELEDIVAALPGFLLVFTAEGKLLYLSESVSEHLGHSMVDLVAQGDSIYDIIDPADHLTVRQQLTLPSALDTDRLFRCRFNTSKSLRRQSAGNKLVLIRGRFHAHPPGAYWAGNPVFTAFCAPLETRPRPGPGPGPGPGPASLFLAMFQSRHAKDLALLDISESVLIYLGFERSELLCKSWYGLLHPEDLGHASAQHYRLLAESGDIQAEMVVRLLAKTGGWAWIYCLLYSEGPEGPITANNYPISDTEAWSLRQQLNSEDTQAAYLLGAPAMLPSFPENIFSQEQCSSPNPLFNMGPPRSTNFPSAPELGAVSTSEELPRPPKELGFSYVTFSSGSEPSLQADLNKDFVCTPPYTPHQPGGCAFLFSLHEPFQPHLPTPSSSLQEQLTPSTTTFSDQLTPSSATFPDSLTSPLQGQLTETSARSYDDHLTPCTSTFSDQLLPSTATFSEPLGSPAHEQLTPPSTAFQAHLNSPSQTFPEQLSPNSTKTYFAQEGCSFLYEKLPPSPSSPGNGDCTLLALAQLRGPLSVDVPLVPEGLLTPEASPVKQSFFHYSEKEQNEIDRLIQQISQLARGMDRPFSAEAGTDELEPLGGLEPLDSNLSLSGAGPPVLSLDLKPWKCQDLDFLADPDNIFLEETPVEDIFMDLSTPDPSGEWNSGDPEAAVPGGAPSPCNNLSPEDRSFLEDLATYETAFETGVSAFPYDGFTDELHQLQSQVQDSFHEDGSGGEPTF from the exons ATGTACCGCTCCACCAAGGGCGCCTCCAAGGCGCGCCGCGACCAGATCAACGCTGAGATCCGGAACCTCAAGGAGCTGCTACCACTTGCCGAAGCAGACAAAGTTCGGCTGTCCTACCTGCACATTATGAGTCTTGCCTGCATCTACACTCGCAAGGGCGTCTTCTTCGCTGGAG GCACTCCTCTGGCGGGCTCCACAGGGCTTCTCTCAGCTCAAGAGCTTGAAGACATAGTGGCAGCACTACCTGGCTTTCTGCTTGTGTTCACAGCGGAGGGAAAGCTGCTATATCTCTCTGAGAGTGTGAGCGAGCACCTGGGCCACTCCATG GTGGACCTAGTTGCCCAGGGTGACAGTATCTATGACATCATTGACCCAGCTGACCACCTAACTGTGCGCCAGCAACTCACTCTACCCTCTGCCCTGGACACTG ATCGCCTCTTCCGCTGTCGCTTCAACACATCCAAGTCCCTCAGGCGCCAGAGTGCAGGCAACAAACTGGTGCTTATTCGAGGCAGATTCCATGCTCACCCACCTGGGGCCTACTGGGCAGGAAATCCTGTGTTCACAGCTTTCTGTGCCCCACTGGAGACAAGACCtcgccctggccctggccctggccctggccctggccctgcctccctcttcctggcCATGTTCCAGAGCCGTCATGCTAAGGATCTTGCCCTACTGGACATCTCTGAGAG TGTCCTAATCTACCTGGGCTTTGAGCGCAGTGAACTCCTCTGTAAATCATGGTATGGACTGCTGCACCCTGAGGACCTGGGCCACGCTTCTGCTCAACACTACCGCCTGT TGGCTGAGAGTGGAGATATTCAGGCAGAGATGGTGGTGAGGCTGCTGGCCAAGACTGGAGGCTGGGCATGGATTTATTGCCTTTTGTACTCAGAAGGCCCAGAGGGTCCCATCACTGCCAATAACTACCCAATCAG tGACACGGAAGCCTGGAGCCTCCGCCAGCAGTTGAATTCTGAAGACACCCAGGCAGCCTATCTCCTGGGTGCCCCGGCCATGCTGCCCTCATTTCCTGAGAATATCTTCTCTCAGGAGCAGTGCTCCAGCCCTAATCCACTCTTCAACATGGGGCCTCCCAGAAGCACCAATTTCCCCAGTGCTCCTGAGTTGGGTGCTGTCTCAACATCAGAAGAGCTTCCCCGACCCCCCAAAGAGCTGGGCTTCAGCTATGTGACATTCTCATCTGGCTCTGAGCCTTCTCTTCAAGCAGACCTGAATAAGGATTTTGTGTGCACCCCACCCTACACACCCCACCAGCCAGGAGGCTGTGCCTTCCTCTTCAGCCTCCATGAGCCCTTCCAGCCGCACTTGCCCACTCCATCCAGCTCTCTCCAAGAACAGCTGACTCCAAGCACCACGACCTTCTCTGATCAACTAACGCCCAGCAGTGCAACCTTCCCAGATTCACTCACTAGCCCACTACAAGGCCAGCTGACTGAAACCTCAGCCAGAAGCTATGACGATCACTTGACTCCCTGCACCTCCACCTTTTCTGACCAGCTGCTTCCCAGCACTGCCACCTTCTCAGAGCCTCTGGGCAGCCCTGCCCATGAGCAACTGACTCCTCCAAGCACAGCATTTCAAGCACACCTGAACAGCCCCAGCCAAACTTTCCCAGAGCAACTGAGCCCCAATTCCACCAAGACTTACTTCGCCCAGGAGGGatgcagttttctctatgagaagTTGCCCCCAAGTCCTAGCAGCCCTGGTAATGGGGACTGCACACTCCTGGCCCTAGCTCAGCTCCGGGGCCCCCTTTCTGTGGATGTCCCCCTGGTGCCTGAAGGCCTGCTTACACCTGAGGCCTCTCCAGTCAAGCAGAGTTTCTTCCACTATTCTGAAAAGGAGCAGAATGAAATAGATCGTCTCATCCAGCAGATCAGCCAGTTGGCTCGGGGCATGGACAGGCCCTTCTCAGCTGAGGCTGGCACAGATGAGCTGGAGCCACTTGGGGGGCTGGAGCCCCTGGACTCCAACCTTTCCCTGTCGGGGGCTGGCCCCCCTGTGCTCAGCCTGGACCTGAAACCCTGGAAATGTCAGGACCTGGATTTCCTGGCTGACCCTGATAACATATTCCTGGAAGAGACACCCGTGGAAGACATTTTCATGGATCTCTCTACCCCAGACCCCAGTGGGGAATGGAATTCAGGGGATCCTGAGGCAGCGGTCCCAGGAGGGGCCCCATCGCCTTGCAACAACCTGTCCCCAGAAGACcgcagcttcctggaggaccTGGCCACATATGAAACCGCCTTTGAGACAGGTGTCTCAGCATTCCCCTACGATGGGTTTACTGATGAGTTGCATCAACTCCAGAGCCAAGTTCAAGACAGCTTCCATGAAG aTGGAAGTGGAGGGGAACCAACGTTTTGA